The following are encoded in a window of Ferribacterium limneticum genomic DNA:
- a CDS encoding recombinase family protein has protein sequence MKPAVIYRRVSTNEQGKSGLGLEGQAAALGCFCESEGFEVVAEFQDIASGKLPIEARPGLAAALEKARKLRCPVIVAKLDRLSRDVAFISGLMARGVPFIVAELGVDTDPFILHLFAALSEKERRMIGERTKAALRVKKEAGALLGNRTNLAAARIKAGEAKTAASRAFAERVRPEIQRMQASGESLNKIAARLNAVGVPTARNGSWTAKAVGRVLSA, from the coding sequence ATGAAGCCAGCCGTCATTTACCGCCGCGTATCGACCAACGAACAAGGTAAGAGCGGTTTGGGTCTAGAGGGGCAAGCGGCAGCACTAGGCTGCTTTTGTGAATCAGAGGGTTTTGAGGTAGTTGCCGAGTTTCAGGACATTGCCAGCGGAAAGCTACCGATTGAGGCCCGTCCCGGCCTTGCTGCTGCTCTGGAAAAGGCACGTAAGCTACGCTGTCCGGTGATCGTCGCCAAGCTGGATCGCCTGTCCCGTGATGTAGCATTTATCTCTGGCCTGATGGCTCGTGGCGTGCCGTTCATAGTCGCAGAGCTTGGCGTTGATACTGACCCATTCATCCTGCACCTGTTTGCAGCCTTGAGCGAGAAAGAGCGCCGCATGATCGGAGAGCGGACGAAAGCTGCCCTACGGGTCAAAAAGGAAGCAGGGGCATTGCTGGGGAATCGAACCAACCTTGCCGCTGCCCGTATCAAGGCTGGCGAAGCCAAGACAGCCGCTTCCCGTGCTTTTGCCGAACGTGTTCGCCCTGAGATTCAAAGGATGCAGGCCAGCGGAGAGAGCTTGAACAAGATCGCCGCTCGTTTGAACGCGGTGGGAGTTCCGACCGCCCGCAATGGCTCATGGACAGCAAAGGCAGTCGGCAGGGTGCTTTCAGCCTAG